In Pan paniscus chromosome 15, NHGRI_mPanPan1-v2.0_pri, whole genome shotgun sequence, the sequence CCCTTGGGCTGCGAAGGGCAAGGCCCACCCTGTCCTCTCTGGCCCCTGGAGGGTCACAGGGCAATGACAAGGAATGAGCAGGAAAAGAGCCTGCAGACGGGAAGGATGGTGCTTCCCGTGCAGTGTTGCTAATGCTGCCCCTCTTCAAGGAAGACACCCTGTCAGTATCATGGCGGCATCAAGCAGCCTGGACTGTGAAATGCCTCTCAGACCCCACCTCCCTGaatttgcttcagcctccagcAGAGGACTCGCCTGTGTTGTGTGGCCTTTCCTCCTGCCCTGGGGACAAGTGCAAGTGGCCATGCCATGACTAGCACAAAAAGGGAGAGGCTGCTGGGCATGGCCCAAGGCCCTTCCAGGGCCCCCACCTCCTCCGATGGCTGTGCAGCCCTGCCCCGCCGCAGCCCTGCCACCCCAGCCACATACCAGCGGCAGGTTGTAGCCCGGGATGCTGGGGAAGTCGTGGTGCTCCACGTGGTAGCCCACATTGAAGGTGATCCAGTTGAGAGGCCCATAGTAGGAGTAGGTCTCGTGGCCCTTGAGGAACATGTAGTGCTCGGCCACAAAGTGGCCCGAGATGGGgtgcaggcccaggcccaggaagGAGCTGGCCAGCAGGTAGACCACGGGCTTGAGCCCCCAGAGGGCAAAGATGGCCAGGTCGGCCGCCAGCTGCACCAGCGTGTTGAGCACCTCCATGCGGGTCACAGCCTTGGGGTGGACGCAGAGCGGCCGCAGCGAGTAGAAGAAGGGCTGCAGCACCAGCCAGAGCAGCTTGCGGGCGGGCGTGCAGAAGAACCAACCCTCCAGACGCGTGGGCACGTCCACGTCCAGCCCGTCGCCGCCCAGGTAGCGGTGGTGGTCCACGTGGTACTTCTTGAAGGAGGCGGCGTAGGGCACACCCACGGGCAGGTTGGCGAACACGGCCAGCCAGCGGTTGCGCGCCGCACAGCCCGTGCCGAAGGCCGCGTTGTGTGAGATGTCGTGGATGGCCAGCGTCAGCGAGTGGTTCACGCAGCCACCAAAGGCGTAGGCCCAGAACAGCAGCCAGCGCCAGGCCAGCCCACGCACCAGCCAGCAGGCCAGCATCtgcaccagcaccagcaccagcaccGCCCACTTGAGGCGCGGGTCTGGCCGCATCAGGGCCTTGATGGCCGGGTACTTGGCTGCAAGGAAGACAGGGAGGTATGAGGCCCTGCTCG encodes:
- the DEGS2 gene encoding sphingolipid delta(4)-desaturase/C4-monooxygenase DES2 encodes the protein MARGHLGPAGEPHFQPRQLRFPKRQLPAGVWRAPGPGRPSQPEVPRPKPGAPGPAPPGPRPRPATALIRAGSAPRPPRQVQQSRAGRAPDGASRPTMGNSASRNDFEWVYTDQPHTQRRKEILAKYPAIKALMRPDPRLKWAVLVLVLVQMLACWLVRGLAWRWLLFWAYAFGGCVNHSLTLAIHDISHNAAFGTGCAARNRWLAVFANLPVGVPYAASFKKYHVDHHRYLGGDGLDVDVPTRLEGWFFCTPARKLLWLVLQPFFYSLRPLCVHPKAVTRMEVLNTLVQLAADLAIFALWGLKPVVYLLASSFLGLGLHPISGHFVAEHYMFLKGHETYSYYGPLNWITFNVGYHVEHHDFPSIPGYNLPLVRKIAPEYYDHLPQHHSWVKVLWDFVFEDSLGPYARVKRVYRLAKDGL